One window from the genome of Sphaerotilus microaerophilus encodes:
- a CDS encoding PilN domain-containing protein — protein MILINLLPHREERRRRRKQAFFIALGLAAVAGLLVVGAWYLVLLEMTHVQQARNEFLQSEIRRLESQIKDIASLKSEIEALKARQKVVEDFQIDRNMPVHLLNELVAQTPEGVYLATIRQDGQGVAVSGVAQTNERVSEFLRNTAYNATWLEKPELVEIKATQAGGPGARDPKRLFEFSVRLTLKRPQDREAQAAGARASDAAGGNKAGRPPAAAASRAASAS, from the coding sequence ATGATCCTGATCAACCTGCTCCCCCACCGGGAAGAGCGGCGCAGGCGTCGCAAGCAGGCGTTCTTCATCGCGCTCGGGCTGGCGGCCGTTGCCGGCCTGCTGGTGGTCGGCGCCTGGTATCTGGTGCTGCTGGAGATGACCCACGTGCAGCAGGCGCGCAACGAGTTCCTGCAGTCGGAGATCCGCCGGCTCGAAAGCCAGATCAAGGACATCGCCTCGCTGAAGTCCGAGATCGAGGCGCTCAAGGCACGCCAGAAGGTCGTCGAGGACTTCCAGATCGACCGCAACATGCCCGTGCACCTGCTCAACGAACTGGTGGCGCAGACGCCCGAGGGGGTCTACCTCGCCACCATCCGGCAGGATGGGCAGGGCGTGGCCGTGAGCGGTGTGGCCCAGACCAACGAGCGCGTGTCGGAGTTCCTGCGCAACACCGCCTACAACGCGACCTGGCTGGAAAAGCCCGAGCTGGTCGAGATCAAGGCCACCCAGGCGGGCGGCCCAGGCGCACGCGACCCGAAGCGCCTGTTCGAGTTCTCCGTGCGCCTGACGCTCAAGCGGCCGCAGGACCGGGAAGCCCAGGCCGCGGGTGCGCGTGCATCCGATGCCGCGGGCGGGAACAAGGCGGGGCGGCCTCCTGCGGCGGCGGCATCGCGTGCCGCGTCGGCATCGTGA
- a CDS encoding type 4a pilus biogenesis protein PilO, which yields MATARNLNIDFEALLASAGAQFRDLNTSEPGQWPLLPKLAAWLCAAVVMVVIGWFGIISPAVDELAAEESREEQLKEQYKGKLAQAINLDELRKQKLQVQEYVTQLERQLPGKAEMDALLSDINQAGLGRGLQFELFRPGQVNVRDYYAELPIALRVTGRYHDMGSFAADVANLSRIVTLHNVTITGAGAAVAGNPNPSGILAMEATARTYRYLDQAEIDERRNAAAKAVKKTSGGGQ from the coding sequence ATGGCCACCGCACGCAATCTGAACATCGACTTCGAGGCCCTGCTGGCCAGCGCGGGCGCGCAGTTCCGTGACCTCAACACCAGTGAGCCGGGGCAGTGGCCGCTGCTGCCCAAGCTCGCCGCCTGGCTGTGCGCCGCGGTGGTGATGGTGGTGATCGGCTGGTTCGGCATCATCTCGCCCGCCGTGGACGAGCTGGCGGCCGAGGAGTCGCGCGAGGAACAGCTCAAGGAGCAGTACAAGGGCAAGCTGGCGCAGGCGATCAACCTCGACGAGTTGCGCAAGCAGAAGCTGCAGGTGCAGGAGTACGTGACGCAGCTGGAGCGCCAGCTGCCCGGCAAGGCGGAGATGGACGCATTGCTGTCCGACATCAACCAGGCCGGCCTGGGGCGGGGCCTGCAGTTCGAGCTGTTCCGCCCGGGCCAGGTCAACGTGCGCGACTACTATGCCGAGTTGCCCATTGCCCTGCGGGTGACGGGCCGTTATCACGACATGGGGTCCTTCGCGGCCGACGTGGCCAACCTCTCGCGCATCGTGACGCTGCACAACGTCACCATCACGGGCGCGGGGGCCGCGGTGGCGGGCAATCCCAACCCGTCGGGGATCCTGGCGATGGAGGCGACCGCCCGCACCTACCGCTACCTCGACCAGGCCGAGATCGACGAGCGCCGCAATGCCGCGGCCAAGGCGGTCAAGAAGACGTCCGGAGGCGGCCAATGA
- a CDS encoding pilus assembly protein PilP yields the protein MSDPRNFARIGIGGCRGRLALLVLIAAAGLTACGNPHEELQAWMDQQRREAKPRVSPLLPPRRFDPQPYLGAQVVDPFSTQKLQVALKKETQQPNSLLAAEMKRRREPLEAYPLDALMMVGSVQRSGAPSALLRADSLLYQVKVGDYIGQNYGRVTRITETEIVLREIVQDTVGEWVERTSTLTLQERPQEKGR from the coding sequence ATGAGCGATCCGAGAAACTTCGCCCGCATCGGGATCGGGGGGTGCCGTGGCCGGCTGGCGCTGCTCGTGCTGATCGCCGCAGCGGGCCTGACCGCCTGTGGCAACCCGCACGAGGAGCTGCAGGCCTGGATGGACCAGCAGCGCCGCGAGGCCAAGCCGCGTGTCTCGCCGCTGCTGCCGCCGCGCCGCTTCGATCCGCAGCCCTACCTGGGTGCCCAGGTGGTGGACCCCTTCAGCACCCAGAAGCTGCAGGTCGCGCTGAAGAAGGAAACCCAGCAGCCCAACTCGCTGCTGGCCGCGGAGATGAAGCGCCGGCGCGAGCCGCTGGAAGCCTATCCGCTGGACGCGCTGATGATGGTGGGCAGTGTCCAGCGCAGCGGGGCGCCCAGCGCGCTGTTGAGGGCAGACAGCCTGCTGTACCAGGTCAAGGTGGGTGACTACATCGGCCAGAACTATGGCCGGGTCACCCGGATCACCGAAACCGAGATCGTGCTGCGCGAGATCGTGCAGGACACCGTCGGTGAATGGGTCGAGCGCACGAGCACGCTGACGCTCCAGGAGCGTCCTCAGGA